In Mycobacterium sp. ITM-2016-00317, the genomic window CGCGTGAAGGTCAGGCCTCGGGAGCCGCTCCGGCGGCGACGTCGACCGACGGGCGGATGACGCGAACAACGTTGACGGTCTTGCGACCGCGCTTGCTGCCGAACTCGACGGCGCCGGGGGCCGTGGCGAACAGCGTGTCGTCGCCGCCGCGGCCGACGTTCACGCCGGGGTGGA contains:
- the rpmA gene encoding 50S ribosomal protein L27, producing the protein MAHKKGASSSRNGRDSNAQRLGVKRFGGQVVKAGEILVRQRGTHFHPGVNVGRGGDDTLFATAPGAVEFGSKRGRKTVNVVRVIRPSVDVAAGAAPEA